One region of bacterium genomic DNA includes:
- the rplT gene encoding 50S ribosomal protein L20: MPRVKRGFKARRRRNKVLKQAKGYRGGHSKLFRTAQESVDKGLTYAYVGRRLKKRDARSLWIQRIGAAAEGLGLSYSKLMGGLKKAKIALDRKVLAFLAAEDPSVFARIVDAAKKA, translated from the coding sequence ATGCCAAGAGTAAAACGCGGCTTTAAAGCCCGCCGCCGTCGCAATAAAGTCCTGAAGCAGGCCAAAGGCTACCGCGGAGGCCATTCCAAGCTTTTCCGCACCGCCCAGGAATCGGTCGACAAGGGTTTGACCTACGCTTATGTCGGACGCCGGCTCAAGAAGCGCGACGCCCGCAGCCTGTGGATCCAGCGCATCGGCGCCGCCGCCGAGGGCCTGGGGCTCTCCTACAGCAAGCTGATGGGCGGCCTGAAGAAGGCCAAGATCGCGCTGGATCGCAAGGTTCTCGCCTTCCTGGCCGCCGAAGACCCCTCGGTCTTCGCGAGAATCGTCGACGCCGCCAAGAAGGCGTGA
- a CDS encoding radical SAM protein: MRRTIAFVTPFVFLRDDYIFSPHSGLDHMLRVNYRKHFFRRPNVSLLTLASYLDDRYEIDYVDEQYAPIDFGKSYDIVAISIMTVNAFRGYEIADRFRAQGCHVIIGGIHATLAPAEAKEHADTVVAGEGEEAWQQFLADFEAGKPQPYYYGGSMNLDESPPPRYDLLPNDYFYSPLFQKEVYSFQYSRGCPHRCNFCASSKAYGKKYRTKSVDHFIASVESAAERAKGDFVLFFADDDITIKRKASIELFNRLADFPLKWVGCADIAISDDPELMSSMAKANCEAVIVGLESLDGTILETVDPFKAKYFKNNYGECVDRIMDAGLPIFGSFIVGFDGDDERTFHRIFEFTMKHGFPKSSVSMLVPYPQTAIYDQLKAENRLLFDKYWDKCSGAYPLYRPRDLTVDELLEGTYWISRKLASASDSRDNQSRMLKM; encoded by the coding sequence ATGCGTCGTACCATCGCCTTTGTCACCCCTTTCGTGTTCCTGCGGGACGATTATATCTTCTCGCCCCACTCCGGCCTCGACCACATGCTGCGGGTCAACTATCGCAAGCATTTCTTCCGACGCCCCAACGTCAGCCTTTTGACCCTCGCCAGCTACCTCGATGACCGTTACGAAATCGACTACGTCGACGAGCAATATGCCCCCATCGACTTCGGCAAGAGCTACGATATCGTCGCCATCAGCATCATGACCGTCAATGCCTTCCGGGGTTACGAGATCGCCGACCGTTTCCGGGCCCAAGGCTGCCATGTCATCATCGGCGGCATTCACGCGACGCTGGCGCCGGCCGAGGCCAAAGAGCACGCCGACACCGTCGTGGCCGGCGAAGGCGAGGAAGCTTGGCAGCAATTCCTGGCCGATTTCGAGGCCGGCAAGCCTCAGCCCTATTATTACGGCGGCTCGATGAACCTCGATGAATCGCCCCCGCCCCGCTACGATCTGCTGCCGAACGATTATTTCTACAGCCCGCTGTTCCAGAAAGAGGTCTACAGCTTCCAATACTCCCGGGGCTGTCCGCACCGCTGCAATTTTTGCGCGAGTTCCAAGGCCTATGGCAAGAAGTACCGGACCAAGAGCGTCGATCACTTCATCGCCAGCGTGGAGAGCGCGGCCGAGCGGGCCAAGGGCGACTTCGTTCTTTTCTTCGCCGACGACGATATCACCATCAAGCGCAAGGCCTCGATCGAGCTTTTCAACCGGCTGGCCGACTTCCCCTTGAAATGGGTCGGCTGCGCCGACATCGCCATCTCCGACGATCCCGAGCTCATGAGCTCGATGGCGAAGGCCAATTGCGAGGCCGTCATCGTCGGCCTGGAATCGCTGGATGGGACGATCCTGGAGACGGTGGATCCCTTCAAGGCCAAGTATTTCAAGAACAACTACGGCGAATGTGTCGATCGGATCATGGATGCCGGGCTCCCTATTTTCGGGTCTTTCATCGTCGGCTTCGACGGCGACGACGAGCGAACCTTCCATCGGATCTTCGAGTTCACCATGAAACATGGCTTTCCCAAGTCTTCGGTTTCGATGCTGGTGCCCTATCCTCAGACCGCCATTTACGACCAACTGAAGGCCGAAAACCGCCTTCTCTTCGACAAGTATTGGGATAAGTGCAGCGGGGCCTACCCCCTGTATCGCCCGCGCGATCTCACCGTCGACGAGCTCCTCGAAGGGACCTATTGGATCAGCCGAAAACTGGCCAGTGCCAGCGACAGCCGCGACAACCAAAGCCGCATGCTTAAGATGTAG
- the infC gene encoding translation initiation factor IF-3, with amino-acid sequence MNHKETRINRRIRVPEIRLIDAEGKQLGVFITSKAIEMAESQGLDLVELSPNAVPPVCKIMDFGKYKYQQTKKIKEAKKHQVIVLVKEVKFRPVTDEHDLDFKVRNMEGFIAEGHKVKATVVFRGREMSYREGGHKILKQILEKLGDKVTVEVPPKMEGRQLTMLLIPAKHPGKKD; translated from the coding sequence ATTAATCACAAAGAGACGCGCATCAACCGGCGCATTCGCGTTCCCGAAATTCGCTTGATCGATGCCGAGGGAAAGCAGCTCGGCGTTTTCATCACCTCGAAGGCGATCGAAATGGCCGAAAGCCAGGGATTGGATTTGGTCGAGCTTTCGCCCAATGCCGTTCCTCCGGTCTGCAAGATCATGGACTTCGGCAAATACAAGTACCAGCAGACCAAGAAGATCAAGGAAGCGAAGAAGCATCAAGTCATCGTCTTGGTGAAGGAAGTGAAATTTCGGCCGGTGACCGACGAGCACGACCTCGATTTCAAGGTTCGTAACATGGAAGGCTTCATTGCCGAGGGTCACAAGGTGAAAGCGACGGTGGTCTTCCGGGGCCGCGAGATGAGCTACCGGGAAGGCGGCCATAAAATTCTGAAGCAGATTTTGGAAAAGCTCGGCGACAAGGTGACGGTGGAAGTTCCGCCGAAAATGGAAGGCCGGCAGCTGACGATGCTCCTGATCCCGGCCAAGCACCCGGGCAAGAAGGACTGA
- a CDS encoding radical SAM protein, with the protein MKIGLLTAIREDHRLPGEDFPKRYMANLAPLYLAAYLRKKGLPVEIHIKDRLEDLAALRPEILGVSSVTENFEFAKSVAQRAKSTWNPITILGGVHITALPRTLPSAFDVGVLGEGEETFFQLVAGILAAGALPEPKALAKIRGLVFRDGEVLQQTPARENIAELDSIPPPDRSSFIRQLGTAYLMTSRGCPYTCGFCVIPGVTEGYRKHSPQYVVDEILSIKRSFSDVKYIRIFDDLYIVDRKRTKEIAERVAAEGLSGDVSFGCWGRANLIDEDLVESFRRMNMLYIAFGAESGSSRVLSQIKPASTIDENQRAIDLLSDSGIYPSCSVILGHPNESEEDLWSTYAFVERNLDKLLEIEFNVAIPWPGTDLWKTAAQRGLVDEKMDFSVLKECAHFPNYSTDLYPYLNTVISPERFDLILVEFKKLHRKMMNKISNLEIKSRVAPADSFPVMN; encoded by the coding sequence ATGAAAATCGGCCTTTTGACAGCGATCCGTGAGGATCATCGCCTGCCCGGCGAAGATTTCCCAAAACGGTACATGGCCAATTTGGCCCCGCTCTACCTCGCCGCCTACCTTCGCAAGAAGGGCTTGCCGGTGGAAATCCACATCAAAGATCGGCTGGAGGATTTGGCGGCGCTCCGTCCCGAAATCCTGGGCGTTTCCTCGGTCACCGAAAATTTCGAGTTCGCCAAGTCGGTGGCCCAACGGGCCAAGAGCACTTGGAATCCCATCACGATATTGGGCGGAGTCCATATCACCGCCTTGCCTCGAACTCTCCCTTCGGCCTTCGACGTGGGCGTCCTGGGAGAAGGAGAGGAGACTTTCTTTCAACTTGTTGCCGGGATCTTGGCGGCCGGCGCCTTGCCGGAACCGAAGGCTTTGGCGAAAATCCGGGGATTGGTTTTCCGCGACGGAGAAGTTTTGCAACAAACGCCGGCTCGGGAGAACATCGCCGAGCTCGACAGCATCCCACCGCCGGATCGAAGCTCTTTCATTCGCCAGCTCGGAACGGCTTACTTGATGACGTCGCGAGGATGTCCTTATACCTGCGGCTTTTGCGTGATTCCCGGAGTGACCGAAGGGTATCGAAAGCATAGCCCCCAATATGTCGTCGATGAAATACTTTCCATCAAGCGATCCTTTTCCGATGTGAAGTACATCCGAATTTTCGACGACCTTTACATCGTGGATCGCAAGCGCACCAAGGAGATCGCCGAGCGCGTGGCGGCCGAGGGCTTGAGCGGCGACGTTTCTTTCGGCTGTTGGGGGCGAGCGAATCTCATCGACGAAGACCTTGTCGAGTCCTTTCGCCGGATGAACATGCTGTATATCGCCTTTGGCGCCGAATCCGGCAGCTCGCGCGTCTTGTCCCAGATCAAGCCGGCTTCGACCATCGATGAGAACCAACGGGCCATCGACCTGCTTTCCGACAGTGGCATCTATCCATCCTGCTCGGTGATCTTGGGTCATCCCAACGAAAGCGAGGAAGACCTTTGGTCGACTTACGCATTCGTGGAGAGGAATCTCGACAAGCTATTGGAAATCGAATTCAACGTCGCGATTCCTTGGCCGGGAACCGACCTCTGGAAGACGGCGGCTCAGCGCGGTTTGGTCGACGAAAAGATGGACTTCAGCGTTCTCAAGGAGTGCGCCCACTTTCCCAATTACAGCACCGATCTCTATCCTTATCTCAACACGGTCATTTCGCCGGAGCGCTTCGATTTGATCCTGGTGGAATTTAAAAAGCTTCACCGTAAAATGATGAATAAAATCAGTAATTTAGAGATCAAAAGTCGAGTCGCTCCCGCCGACAGCTTCCCGGTGATGAATTAG
- the pheS gene encoding phenylalanine--tRNA ligase subunit alpha — protein MKDSLLNNLESLKSDFHRALASVQGESALFELKTEFLGKKGRLTEILKGMGKLSAEERPLVGAKANEVKETIEAALESALRAAKSRAIDAELAGDVFDPTLPGRPVELGHLHPLTRIYTMTRDLFERLGFVTHTGPEIEDEYHNFEALNIPADHPARDVQDTFFLKDKKWLLRTHTSNVQIRVMEKQKPPLRMIAPGAVYRNDYDATHSPMFHQIEGLWVDEQVSFADLKGVLQLFIQGMFGKDSRVRFRPSFFPFTEPSAELDMSCHVCGGKGCGLCKGTGWIEILGCGMVDPAVFGFVGIDPEKYSGFAFGIGLERLAMLKFGVNDLRLFFENDVRFLKQF, from the coding sequence GTGAAAGATTCGCTGCTGAACAACCTCGAAAGCCTGAAGTCCGATTTCCATCGGGCCCTGGCCTCCGTTCAAGGCGAAAGCGCCTTATTCGAGCTCAAGACCGAGTTCCTCGGCAAGAAGGGCCGTCTCACCGAAATCCTGAAGGGCATGGGCAAGCTGAGTGCCGAGGAGCGCCCGTTGGTCGGCGCCAAAGCCAACGAGGTCAAGGAGACTATCGAAGCGGCCTTGGAGTCGGCGCTGCGCGCCGCCAAGAGCCGGGCCATCGACGCCGAACTGGCCGGCGACGTCTTCGACCCGACGCTGCCCGGCCGGCCGGTCGAGCTGGGCCATCTTCATCCGCTGACCCGCATCTACACGATGACCCGCGATCTCTTCGAGCGCTTGGGTTTCGTCACCCACACCGGCCCCGAGATCGAGGACGAGTACCATAACTTCGAGGCCCTCAACATTCCGGCCGACCACCCGGCCCGTGACGTCCAGGACACCTTTTTCTTGAAAGACAAGAAGTGGCTGCTCCGGACTCACACCTCCAATGTCCAGATTCGGGTCATGGAGAAGCAGAAGCCGCCGCTGCGGATGATCGCGCCCGGCGCCGTCTACCGCAACGACTACGACGCCACCCACAGCCCGATGTTCCACCAGATCGAGGGGCTTTGGGTCGACGAGCAGGTCAGCTTCGCCGACTTGAAGGGCGTGCTCCAGCTTTTCATTCAAGGGATGTTCGGCAAAGACAGCCGGGTCCGCTTTCGGCCCAGCTTCTTTCCCTTCACCGAGCCCAGTGCCGAGCTCGACATGAGCTGCCATGTCTGTGGTGGCAAGGGCTGTGGTCTCTGCAAGGGCACCGGTTGGATCGAGATCCTGGGCTGCGGGATGGTCGACCCGGCGGTCTTCGGCTTCGTCGGCATCGATCCCGAAAAATACAGCGGCTTCGCCTTCGGCATCGGGCTGGAGCGCTTGGCGATGCTGAAGTTCGGCGTCAACGATTTGCGATTGTTTTTCGAGAATGATGTTAGGTTTTTAAAGCAGTTCTAG
- the meaB gene encoding methylmalonyl Co-A mutase-associated GTPase MeaB, with protein sequence MADILEKFLAGDRLALSRLITLVENQSDKLSSVMSQIHGHLGKAYYIGITGPPGAGKSTLVNRLIAQGRKLGKKVGVVAIDPSSPFSGGALLGDRIRMQDHASDEGVFIRSLGSRGAHGGVSRATRDVVRLMDAFGMDWILIETVGVGQTELDIMEIAHSTVVVLTPESGDTIQTMKAGLLEVADVFVVNKADREGADKIFYELRSMLEMSPQQGDWTVPVLKTQAFQNVGIAELVETLEKHRQHLAGSSKLQAKLLALREAELEEILQEEFRNHFRTDRGSSPEVEKLRERVLKGEISAYEGAAAIFPKLFPDK encoded by the coding sequence GTGGCCGATATCCTCGAAAAATTCCTCGCCGGCGATCGTCTGGCGCTCTCGCGCCTGATCACTCTGGTCGAGAACCAAAGCGACAAGCTGTCCTCGGTGATGAGCCAAATCCACGGCCATCTCGGCAAAGCCTATTACATCGGCATCACCGGTCCGCCCGGCGCCGGCAAATCGACATTGGTCAATCGCTTGATCGCCCAGGGCCGCAAGCTCGGGAAAAAGGTCGGCGTCGTCGCCATCGATCCCAGCTCGCCCTTCAGCGGCGGGGCTCTGCTCGGCGACCGGATCCGGATGCAGGATCACGCCTCCGACGAGGGCGTCTTCATCCGCAGCCTCGGCAGCCGCGGCGCCCACGGCGGCGTCTCGCGGGCGACCCGCGACGTGGTCCGGCTGATGGACGCCTTCGGCATGGACTGGATCCTGATCGAGACCGTCGGCGTCGGCCAGACCGAGCTCGACATCATGGAGATCGCCCACAGCACGGTGGTCGTCTTGACGCCGGAGTCCGGCGACACCATCCAAACGATGAAGGCCGGGCTGCTCGAGGTCGCCGACGTCTTCGTCGTCAACAAGGCCGACCGCGAGGGCGCCGACAAGATTTTCTACGAGCTGCGCTCGATGCTCGAGATGAGTCCGCAGCAGGGCGATTGGACCGTGCCGGTGCTCAAGACCCAAGCCTTCCAGAACGTCGGCATCGCCGAGCTGGTCGAGACCTTGGAAAAGCATCGCCAACACTTGGCGGGCTCATCCAAGCTCCAGGCCAAACTCCTGGCGCTCCGCGAAGCGGAATTGGAGGAGATTCTTCAAGAAGAGTTTCGAAATCACTTCCGGACCGACCGGGGGAGTTCCCCTGAGGTTGAAAAGCTGCGGGAAAGGGTCTTGAAGGGCGAAATCAGCGCCTATGAAGGCGCGGCCGCGATCTTTCCCAAACTATTCCCGGATAAATAG
- the rpmI gene encoding 50S ribosomal protein L35 translates to MPKLKSKRGAKKRFKVTGTGKVKAAKSNRRHILTTKTRKSKRHSRKANILNKSDSARMRLAVLG, encoded by the coding sequence ATGCCGAAATTAAAATCGAAACGCGGCGCCAAGAAGCGCTTCAAGGTCACCGGCACCGGCAAGGTGAAGGCGGCCAAGTCGAACCGCCGCCACATCCTGACGACCAAGACCCGGAAGTCGAAGCGTCATTCGCGCAAGGCCAACATTCTCAATAAGTCGGATTCGGCGCGGATGCGCCTGGCCGTTTTAGGATAA
- the thrS gene encoding threonine--tRNA ligase, with amino-acid sequence MFEEDKTEHYSPLQRLRHSAAHVMADAVQALFPGTKLAIGPAIDTGFYYDMEVPRPLTLEDLEKIEAKMAEIVKRDEPFRREEVSKAEAIELFKKRGEIYKLEIIEALPGDRITLYKHGDFVDLCRGPHVDSTGKVAAFKLLSVAGAYWRGDEKNKMLQRVYGTAFPDQAQLEAYLTQLREAEARDHRKLGKELDLFSMMEEEGPGLILWHPKGARIRQTIEDFWRGEHRREGYELVYTPHMAKLDLWHTSGHTQFYKDNMFSPMEVEGQEYEIKPMNCPFHIRIYNHRMKSYRELPVRLGELGTVYRFERSGVLHGLLRVRGFTQDDAHIFCRPDQLQAEVERVLEMTMRFLGHFGFKEFELFLSTRPEKSVGSDENWDLATKALRGALEAKGLAFAVDPGEGVFYGPKIDLKIKDTIGRMWQCSTVQVDFNNPERFNLHYMAEDGSRQRPIMVHRALMGSLERFFGILIEHFAGAFPTWLAPVQALLIPITDQQNDYAAELLAKLKEQGIRAEADYRSEKLGHKIREGQLQKIPHMLVLGKKEQAEGTLSVRSRREGDKGSMSYDDYLKYLNQEIESRA; translated from the coding sequence ATGTTCGAAGAAGATAAAACAGAACATTATTCTCCCCTCCAACGCCTGCGTCACTCCGCCGCCCATGTGATGGCCGACGCCGTCCAGGCGCTGTTTCCCGGCACCAAGCTCGCGATCGGACCGGCCATCGACACCGGCTTCTATTACGACATGGAAGTGCCGCGGCCGCTCACGCTCGAGGACTTGGAGAAGATCGAGGCCAAGATGGCCGAGATCGTGAAGCGCGACGAGCCCTTTCGCCGCGAGGAAGTCTCCAAGGCCGAGGCCATCGAGCTCTTCAAGAAGCGCGGCGAGATCTACAAGCTCGAGATCATCGAGGCCCTGCCCGGCGACAGGATCACGCTCTACAAGCACGGCGATTTCGTCGACCTCTGCCGCGGTCCTCACGTCGACTCGACCGGCAAGGTCGCGGCCTTCAAGCTCCTCTCGGTGGCCGGCGCCTATTGGCGGGGCGACGAGAAGAACAAAATGCTCCAACGGGTCTACGGCACCGCCTTTCCCGACCAGGCCCAGCTTGAGGCCTATCTGACCCAGCTCCGCGAGGCCGAGGCCCGCGATCACCGCAAGCTCGGCAAGGAGCTCGACCTTTTCTCGATGATGGAAGAGGAGGGCCCGGGCTTGATCCTCTGGCATCCCAAGGGCGCCCGGATCCGCCAAACCATCGAGGATTTCTGGCGCGGCGAGCATCGCCGCGAAGGCTACGAGCTGGTCTATACCCCGCACATGGCCAAGCTCGACCTCTGGCACACCAGCGGCCACACCCAGTTTTACAAAGACAACATGTTCTCGCCGATGGAAGTCGAAGGGCAGGAGTACGAGATCAAGCCGATGAACTGCCCCTTCCACATCCGGATCTATAACCACCGGATGAAGAGTTACCGCGAGCTGCCGGTCCGGCTGGGCGAGCTCGGCACGGTCTATCGCTTCGAGCGCTCCGGCGTCCTCCACGGACTGCTCCGGGTCCGGGGCTTCACCCAGGACGACGCCCACATCTTCTGCCGGCCCGACCAGCTCCAGGCCGAGGTCGAGCGGGTCCTGGAGATGACCATGCGCTTCCTGGGCCACTTCGGCTTCAAGGAATTCGAGCTTTTCCTCTCGACCCGGCCCGAAAAATCGGTCGGCAGCGACGAAAACTGGGACTTGGCGACCAAGGCTCTGAGGGGGGCTTTGGAGGCTAAGGGCTTGGCCTTTGCGGTTGACCCCGGAGAAGGGGTGTTTTACGGTCCCAAGATCGACTTGAAGATCAAGGACACCATTGGCCGGATGTGGCAATGCTCCACGGTCCAAGTCGATTTCAACAACCCGGAGCGCTTCAACCTTCACTACATGGCCGAGGATGGCAGCCGCCAACGCCCGATCATGGTGCATCGGGCGCTCATGGGCTCGTTGGAGAGGTTCTTCGGCATCCTCATCGAGCATTTCGCGGGCGCGTTTCCGACTTGGTTGGCCCCGGTTCAGGCCCTCCTGATTCCCATCACCGACCAGCAAAACGACTATGCCGCCGAACTTTTGGCCAAGCTCAAGGAGCAAGGCATCCGGGCCGAAGCCGATTATCGCTCCGAGAAGCTGGGGCACAAGATCCGGGAGGGCCAGCTCCAGAAGATCCCGCACATGCTGGTGCTGGGCAAGAAGGAGCAGGCCGAGGGCACGCTCAGCGTCCGCAGCCGCCGCGAGGGCGACAAGGGCTCGATGAGCTACGACGATTATTTGAAGTACTTGAACCAAGAAATCGAAAGCCGGGCTTAG
- a CDS encoding radical SAM protein codes for MKVCLISPPTSRVQDELFFPMGLVAIGTAAREGGFDIEILDLDLELRRQPELRHDFAAFEAYVRREARNREARVFGISSICSNYPYALEIGEWIRQERPDAKIVFGGPQPSSVAPATMEAYPSIDVIVVGEGEVGFLELLRSDWSPDSLSKILGICYRENGELRSTPPRPLLEDLDSLPIPDFSLVDLRAYKHGHVWPAMIEAGRGCPFRCNFCSTAEMWVRKYRVKSPQRIYREMEILNAEYGMGYFSLTHDNFTTSPVYNRKFCRWFLENNRKGFSWDASARTDTVTIDDLDLMHRAGCRGLFFGVDSGSPRIQDLIDKHLDLEEFKSILLEAVKLGIPVTTSFIVGFPEETVEELDATISLGLWSKYAGAREVQFHRLSPLASTKVYAKNSGNLRFSPVVSDMSIIIMSDFGLLRKINRHPSLFSSFFEIPMPAVPDIDMFCFSNFYHALVNDIGAPLYGYLKKRNVSPVGFYQGWYAQNRQTEYSRLLTKPYVLDTVVECF; via the coding sequence ATGAAGGTATGCCTCATCAGCCCTCCCACCAGCCGTGTTCAAGATGAGCTGTTCTTCCCGATGGGACTGGTGGCCATCGGCACCGCCGCCCGCGAAGGCGGTTTCGACATCGAAATCCTGGACCTCGACTTGGAGCTCAGGCGCCAACCCGAGCTCCGGCACGATTTCGCGGCCTTCGAAGCCTACGTTCGCCGGGAAGCCCGCAACCGGGAAGCCCGGGTTTTCGGAATCTCGAGCATTTGCAGCAATTATCCCTACGCCTTGGAAATCGGCGAGTGGATCCGGCAAGAGCGGCCCGACGCCAAGATCGTCTTTGGCGGCCCCCAACCCTCCTCGGTGGCGCCGGCGACCATGGAAGCCTATCCTTCCATCGACGTCATCGTCGTGGGCGAGGGTGAAGTCGGCTTCCTGGAGTTGCTCCGGTCGGATTGGAGCCCCGACTCCCTCAGCAAAATTTTGGGGATTTGCTACCGGGAGAACGGAGAGCTGCGCTCGACCCCGCCCCGCCCGTTGCTCGAGGATCTCGACTCGCTGCCGATTCCGGACTTCAGCTTGGTCGATTTGAGAGCTTATAAGCACGGCCATGTTTGGCCCGCCATGATCGAAGCCGGCCGAGGCTGCCCTTTCCGGTGCAACTTCTGCTCGACCGCCGAAATGTGGGTGCGCAAATATCGCGTGAAGAGCCCCCAGCGGATCTACCGGGAGATGGAGATTCTCAACGCCGAATACGGGATGGGCTATTTCTCCCTGACCCACGACAATTTCACCACTTCGCCGGTCTACAACCGAAAATTTTGCCGCTGGTTTTTGGAGAACAACCGCAAGGGCTTCTCTTGGGATGCCAGCGCTCGGACCGACACCGTGACGATCGACGACTTGGATCTCATGCATCGAGCCGGTTGCCGGGGATTGTTCTTTGGAGTCGATTCAGGCTCGCCGAGAATCCAGGACTTGATCGACAAGCATCTCGATCTTGAAGAGTTCAAAAGCATTCTGCTCGAGGCCGTGAAATTGGGGATCCCGGTTACGACTTCCTTCATCGTCGGCTTCCCCGAGGAAACGGTCGAGGAGCTCGACGCCACGATCTCCTTGGGCCTCTGGTCGAAGTACGCCGGGGCCCGCGAAGTCCAGTTTCACCGGCTTTCGCCTTTGGCGAGCACCAAGGTTTACGCCAAAAATTCCGGAAATTTGCGGTTCAGCCCCGTCGTCTCGGACATGTCGATCATCATCATGTCGGACTTCGGCCTGCTCCGGAAAATCAATCGCCATCCTTCCCTGTTTTCCTCTTTTTTTGAAATTCCGATGCCGGCCGTCCCGGATATCGACATGTTTTGCTTCAGCAATTTTTACCATGCCCTGGTCAATGACATCGGCGCCCCGCTTTACGGCTACCTCAAGAAGAGGAACGTGAGCCCGGTGGGCTTTTACCAAGGATGGTATGCCCAAAACCGTCAGACCGAGTATTCCCGGCTTTTAACCAAGCCTTATGTCTTGGACACCGTGGTTGAATGCTTTTAA